One window of Candidatus Binatia bacterium genomic DNA carries:
- a CDS encoding glycoside hydrolase family 1 protein: protein MARIEFPRDFVFGSATAAHQVEGNNIHNDWWAHENSPDTNAVEPSGIACDHYHRFREDFQLLRELGHPAHRLSLEWSRIEPAPGEIDRGALEHYRRVLGTLRDYNIEPWVTIHHFTSPLWFIARGGFTEERNLDALVRHTELLAREYGDLVSHWCTINEPNVVAEMGYRFGYFPPRLLDADLAAQVLTNFFRAHARMAEVLHAHARSKVEIGITLAVQAHEPLRLESEADRALAARRDAETNGVMFEALRTGVFAYPGREPVAIPGLREASTFVGVQYYSRVRYDGESQGPAMPDFNRILSHMGWEVYPEGFGPLLERAAATGLPVVVTENGLAHDDDRVRIRYIADHLAQVDQARRRGADVRGYFYWSAMDNFEWNFGYGPKFGLIEVDRQTLERRPRRSAFFFREVIQQRGFDEDTVERWCR from the coding sequence GTAGAGCCTTCCGGGATTGCTTGCGATCACTACCATCGCTTCCGAGAAGACTTCCAGCTTCTCCGGGAGCTCGGCCATCCGGCTCATCGGCTTTCGCTCGAGTGGAGCCGCATCGAGCCGGCACCGGGAGAAATCGACCGTGGCGCCCTCGAACATTACCGGCGGGTGCTCGGGACGTTGCGCGACTACAACATCGAACCGTGGGTGACCATTCACCATTTTACCTCGCCGCTCTGGTTCATTGCACGAGGCGGTTTCACTGAGGAGCGCAACCTCGACGCCTTAGTGCGGCACACGGAACTGCTCGCGCGCGAGTACGGCGATCTCGTTTCCCATTGGTGCACCATCAACGAGCCGAACGTTGTCGCCGAGATGGGGTACCGCTTCGGATATTTTCCGCCGCGGCTCCTCGATGCCGATTTGGCTGCGCAGGTGCTCACGAATTTCTTCCGTGCCCATGCCCGCATGGCCGAGGTGCTCCATGCGCACGCGCGCAGCAAGGTGGAGATCGGGATTACTCTGGCCGTGCAAGCGCACGAGCCGCTGCGTTTGGAAAGCGAGGCCGACCGAGCCTTGGCAGCCCGCCGCGATGCGGAAACTAACGGCGTGATGTTCGAGGCTTTGCGCACGGGCGTGTTTGCCTATCCCGGGCGTGAGCCAGTCGCCATCCCCGGGTTGCGCGAAGCTTCCACCTTCGTCGGCGTGCAGTACTACTCGCGGGTGCGCTACGATGGCGAATCCCAGGGGCCGGCGATGCCGGACTTCAACCGCATCCTCAGCCACATGGGCTGGGAAGTGTACCCCGAAGGGTTTGGTCCGCTCTTGGAGCGCGCCGCGGCCACCGGATTGCCGGTGGTGGTCACCGAAAACGGGCTCGCCCACGACGACGATCGTGTGCGCATCCGCTACATCGCCGACCACCTGGCGCAAGTCGACCAAGCACGCCGCCGCGGCGCGGATGTGCGCGGGTATTTCTACTGGTCGGCCATGGACAACTTCGAGTGGAACTTCGGCTACGGCCCGAAGTTCGGACTGATCGAGGTGGACCGGCAAACGTTAGAGCGCAGGCCGCGCCGGAGCGCGTTCTTCTTCCGCGAGGTCATCCAACAGCGCGGCTTCGACGAGGACACGGTGGAACGTTGGTGCCGATGA
- a CDS encoding methyltransferase domain-containing protein: MPFPVYVPFFPNAEPHRLLSREATPESEASYLEEAHHMVSAATFAAALPRHGLVLDAGCGGGRWTHFALACGCRVVAVDWHRPVLHAVRSRAPQALLVAADAGRLPFRDGVLAGAISLGVVEHDPAGPAAMLHELARVLEPGGTLLLSVPYNNWLRRTVFNRLYRRYNNRWAGRGHYFVEYRFGARELRRFLAEQGLTVERFVPHEFFPPRNMGWVADHNMLSIRFVPKGQGDWDLALPSHRGWTVERRWQPLLRTLWRISPWIVAGEILAVAHKRR, translated from the coding sequence ATGCCCTTTCCCGTCTACGTACCCTTCTTCCCCAACGCCGAGCCGCATCGACTGCTGAGCCGCGAAGCCACGCCGGAAAGCGAAGCGTCGTACCTCGAGGAGGCCCACCACATGGTGTCGGCCGCAACCTTTGCCGCAGCGCTGCCGCGCCACGGCTTGGTGCTCGATGCGGGATGTGGAGGTGGGCGCTGGACGCATTTTGCGCTGGCGTGCGGCTGCCGGGTCGTGGCCGTCGACTGGCACCGCCCCGTGCTCCACGCGGTGCGCTCGCGCGCGCCCCAAGCACTGTTGGTGGCGGCCGATGCCGGTCGCCTACCCTTTCGCGACGGCGTGCTCGCTGGAGCCATTTCCCTCGGCGTTGTCGAGCACGATCCCGCCGGCCCCGCAGCAATGCTGCACGAGCTCGCCCGCGTGCTCGAACCTGGGGGCACGTTGCTGCTGTCCGTGCCTTACAACAACTGGCTGCGGCGGACGGTGTTTAATCGCCTTTACCGCCGCTACAACAACCGCTGGGCAGGCCGCGGCCACTATTTCGTCGAATACCGTTTCGGCGCGCGGGAACTCCGCCGCTTCCTGGCCGAGCAAGGATTGACTGTGGAACGCTTCGTTCCTCATGAGTTCTTTCCGCCGCGCAACATGGGCTGGGTGGCCGATCACAACATGCTCTCCATTCGCTTCGTTCCTAAGGGTCAGGGCGATTGGGATCTGGCGCTGCCTTCGCATCGGGGCTGGACTGTGGAGCGACGCTGGCAGCCACTGTTGCGAACGTTGTGGCGCATCTCGCCGTGGATCGTGGCGGGCGAGATCCTCGCCGTAGCCCACAAACGGCGATGA
- a CDS encoding MmgE/PrpD family protein has translation MRDTAEQHPEQASAEARAASASEQLAQFAARTTFGQLPEAVREKVALHVLDTLGVALAACPEQFARKAMAALEPVAGRGRASVLGHARRWPAAWAALYNGMLAHGLDYDDTHAEAVLHVSTTVVPAALAVAEERELAGSDFLAAVAVGMEVNARIGLAAPGAFHDRGFHPTGICGAYAASVAASKAFGLDARAMADALGIAGSQAAGTLEFLGDGSWSKRLHAGWAAHAGVLAARLGSAGFLGPRATFEGRFGLYRTHLGDRGWDVGVLTDGLGTRWRLLEVSLKPYPACHMVHAFIDAARVLRERPGFALDRIAAIEADIHPRAVPVVCEPLANKWMPRTDYEAKFSLPYTVAAMLVRGHVNVDDFTPAAISDEAVLAVARLVRYRQDETSRYPRYFDGTLRIRFRDGSVWEHRQAINRGHPELPLTRDEVLDKFRHNVCRVATDAAAKQLEVEVTTLPTRPSLGRLRSALLAAAKNARPGGPSR, from the coding sequence ATGAGAGACACGGCTGAACAGCACCCTGAGCAAGCAAGCGCCGAGGCGCGAGCCGCTTCGGCGAGCGAGCAGCTCGCACAGTTTGCCGCCCGGACCACGTTCGGCCAACTGCCCGAAGCGGTGCGGGAGAAGGTCGCGCTGCACGTACTGGACACGCTGGGAGTGGCCCTGGCGGCGTGCCCCGAGCAATTTGCTCGCAAAGCGATGGCGGCACTGGAGCCCGTGGCCGGGCGGGGTCGGGCGAGCGTGCTCGGCCATGCGCGGCGCTGGCCGGCTGCGTGGGCAGCCCTCTACAACGGCATGCTCGCCCACGGGCTCGATTACGACGACACCCATGCCGAGGCCGTGCTCCATGTAAGCACGACCGTCGTGCCGGCCGCACTTGCCGTGGCTGAGGAGAGAGAGCTTGCAGGCAGCGATTTCCTGGCTGCAGTTGCTGTGGGAATGGAAGTCAACGCGCGCATCGGCTTGGCGGCCCCCGGGGCGTTTCACGATCGCGGTTTTCATCCCACCGGCATTTGCGGGGCCTACGCCGCAAGCGTCGCGGCGAGCAAGGCCTTTGGCTTGGATGCGCGGGCCATGGCCGACGCGCTCGGGATCGCTGGAAGCCAAGCCGCCGGCACGCTGGAATTTTTGGGAGACGGGAGTTGGTCGAAGCGCCTCCACGCCGGCTGGGCTGCACATGCTGGCGTGCTTGCCGCGCGGCTAGGTTCCGCCGGCTTCCTCGGCCCCCGCGCAACGTTCGAAGGACGCTTCGGCTTGTATCGTACCCATCTCGGCGACAGGGGGTGGGACGTGGGTGTTCTCACCGATGGGCTCGGCACGCGCTGGCGTCTTCTCGAAGTCAGCTTGAAGCCCTACCCGGCGTGCCACATGGTGCACGCGTTTATCGACGCTGCCCGTGTGCTGCGCGAGCGGCCCGGGTTTGCGTTGGACCGCATCGCTGCAATCGAAGCTGACATCCATCCGCGCGCCGTGCCGGTGGTGTGCGAGCCGCTCGCCAATAAATGGATGCCACGCACCGATTACGAGGCCAAGTTCAGTCTGCCCTACACCGTGGCAGCGATGCTCGTGCGGGGACACGTGAACGTCGACGACTTTACGCCTGCCGCCATCAGCGACGAGGCCGTGCTCGCCGTCGCCCGCCTCGTTCGCTACCGGCAGGATGAAACCAGCCGATACCCGCGTTACTTCGATGGCACGCTGCGAATTCGCTTCCGCGACGGTAGCGTGTGGGAGCATCGCCAAGCGATCAACCGGGGCCATCCGGAACTACCGCTCACTCGTGACGAAGTGCTGGACAAGTTCCGCCACAACGTCTGCCGTGTGGCCACCGATGCGGCAGCCAAGCAACTCGAAGTGGAGGTTACGACCCTACCCACTCGCCCCTCGTTGGGGAGGTTGCGGTCGGCCCTGCTCGCAGCGGCCAAGAACGCTCGCCCAGGTGGGCCCTCGCGTTGA
- a CDS encoding MFS transporter yields MSGEAERRLRPTRRATLAWLAVLYFASGIPLAVFVDVVPVFLRQHGVNLASIGLLSALGTPWSLKVFWSPLVDRWPRYQWWIAACLAVVATALAVLARLGAAETSRVWLLALFVVCFAGATQDIAIDAYSIQLVRRGDEGVANGVRQAAYRIALMIVGGASLLLVAPFGWPAVFHTIAVTALVLAGVLWLSPRAAVVPGPAAEWARALGRWLKRPRAAALFLFALTYKLGDASMGPMIKPFWVDRGLSPAEIGMVSTTAGALATIAGALVGGWYTSRAGISRALFVLGLAQALSNLGYALVAAAGWGRYGIYAASLTESFTGGLGSAAFLAFLMRACERERAATEYALLSALFAVPRQVVGATSGWLTQILGYPTFFALTFVLALPALLLIPRLRPWVENSPP; encoded by the coding sequence GTGTCGGGAGAGGCAGAGCGGCGGTTGAGGCCAACCCGGCGAGCCACCCTGGCGTGGCTTGCCGTGCTCTACTTTGCATCGGGAATCCCGCTCGCAGTGTTCGTGGACGTCGTGCCGGTGTTCCTGCGGCAACACGGGGTGAATCTTGCGAGCATCGGCCTGCTCTCCGCGCTGGGCACCCCGTGGAGTCTGAAAGTGTTTTGGTCTCCGCTGGTGGACCGCTGGCCGCGCTATCAATGGTGGATTGCTGCCTGCTTGGCGGTTGTCGCTACCGCGCTCGCTGTGCTCGCTCGGCTGGGAGCGGCGGAAACCTCTCGCGTCTGGTTGCTTGCGTTGTTTGTGGTTTGCTTCGCGGGTGCCACGCAAGACATCGCCATCGATGCCTACTCCATCCAGTTGGTCCGCCGGGGCGACGAAGGAGTAGCCAATGGCGTGCGGCAAGCTGCCTATCGCATTGCGTTGATGATTGTGGGCGGAGCTTCGCTCCTCCTGGTGGCTCCGTTCGGGTGGCCGGCGGTGTTTCATACGATTGCCGTTACCGCTCTCGTGTTGGCGGGGGTGTTGTGGCTAAGTCCCCGCGCGGCGGTGGTACCCGGGCCTGCCGCCGAATGGGCGCGCGCACTGGGGCGTTGGCTCAAGCGGCCGCGGGCTGCGGCGTTGTTCCTGTTCGCGCTCACTTACAAGCTCGGCGACGCCAGCATGGGGCCGATGATCAAGCCGTTTTGGGTCGACCGCGGCTTAAGCCCGGCGGAAATCGGCATGGTGTCCACGACTGCGGGGGCGCTCGCCACCATTGCCGGGGCGCTCGTCGGTGGCTGGTACACGAGCCGCGCTGGCATCTCGCGGGCGTTGTTCGTGCTCGGGCTAGCGCAGGCGTTGTCGAACTTGGGGTACGCTCTAGTCGCCGCAGCCGGTTGGGGGCGGTACGGCATTTATGCCGCGTCCCTTACGGAAAGCTTTACCGGCGGTCTCGGCAGCGCAGCGTTTCTCGCTTTCCTCATGCGCGCGTGCGAGCGCGAGCGTGCTGCCACGGAATATGCGCTGCTCTCTGCCTTGTTTGCCGTTCCCCGGCAAGTGGTCGGTGCTACCAGCGGCTGGCTTACGCAGATTCTCGGCTATCCAACCTTTTTCGCACTCACCTTTGTTCTAGCCTTGCCCGCGCTGCTACTGATTCCGCGATTGCGCCCATGGGTGGAAAACTCGCCGCCGTGA
- a CDS encoding ecdysteroid 22-kinase family protein: protein MNANADSDFPRSPEQLDPQWFTRVLLPFFRDLGQVRALAWERIGTGQMGCNVRVALDYECPQQACGPPSLVCKFASPDPTSRATGLALRSYEIETNFYRQVAAHFPLPVPRCFFAAFDPTNGDFLIVLEDIRKGEAGDQLASCTLQQARSALDALAAIHAATWAQPSLAALDWLPRRTPEQNAQLVAFFQAAVPGFLERYGGELAARHLRVLEEFAPRFAEWVELPRGPFALVHGDFRPDNLLFLRHRAAPYRTLVIDWQTCSWGPPFADVAYFIGGAFEPEERRRYEGDLLQFYFERLRRRGVRSLSFLRCVEDHSVFAFSGITMAVAAAMLVERTTRGDRMFLTMFARHAQHVLDLGALSIFEPRRLAKLRDDRQPF, encoded by the coding sequence ATGAACGCAAACGCCGATAGCGACTTTCCCCGCTCCCCGGAGCAGCTTGATCCGCAGTGGTTCACTCGGGTGCTGCTGCCCTTCTTCCGCGATTTAGGGCAGGTTCGCGCGTTGGCTTGGGAACGAATCGGCACCGGACAAATGGGGTGTAACGTCCGCGTGGCGCTCGACTACGAGTGCCCGCAACAGGCGTGCGGTCCGCCGAGCTTGGTCTGCAAGTTTGCCTCGCCCGATCCCACCAGCCGAGCCACCGGGCTGGCGCTGCGCAGTTATGAAATCGAAACCAACTTCTACCGCCAGGTCGCTGCTCACTTTCCACTACCGGTGCCGCGCTGCTTCTTTGCCGCCTTCGACCCTACGAACGGCGATTTCCTCATCGTCCTGGAAGACATCAGGAAAGGGGAGGCTGGAGATCAACTCGCGTCGTGCACGCTGCAACAAGCGCGCAGCGCGCTCGACGCCTTAGCGGCGATTCACGCCGCCACCTGGGCGCAGCCGTCGCTGGCCGCACTCGACTGGCTTCCGCGCCGTACCCCCGAGCAAAATGCCCAACTCGTTGCCTTCTTCCAAGCCGCGGTGCCGGGTTTCCTAGAGCGTTACGGCGGGGAGCTCGCCGCGCGCCACCTACGGGTGCTCGAGGAGTTCGCGCCGCGCTTTGCCGAATGGGTCGAGCTCCCACGCGGGCCGTTTGCTTTGGTGCACGGTGATTTTCGTCCGGACAACCTCTTGTTCTTGCGCCACCGTGCCGCGCCCTACCGCACCTTGGTGATCGATTGGCAAACGTGCTCCTGGGGCCCGCCGTTTGCCGACGTGGCGTACTTCATCGGGGGCGCATTCGAACCCGAGGAGCGGCGCCGCTACGAGGGAGACCTTCTACAGTTCTACTTTGAACGCTTGCGCCGCCGTGGAGTACGCAGCTTGTCGTTTTTGCGCTGCGTCGAAGACCATTCTGTGTTTGCCTTCAGCGGCATCACGATGGCGGTTGCGGCGGCGATGCTCGTGGAACGCACCACTCGCGGGGATCGCATGTTCCTCACCATGTTCGCGCGCCACGCCCAGCACGTGCTCGACCTCGGCGCCCTTTCCATTTTCGAGCCGCGCCGCCTGGCCAAACTCCGCGACGATCGCCAGCCATTCTAA